The window CCTAAAGGAGTTGGGTGTGATTCAGAGTTTGCCAAATAGTATCACAGTCTATTGTGATAACTCTGGAGCTGTTGCAAACTCAAAGGAACAACGATCCCATAAGGCAAACAAACACAttgagaggaagtatcatatcattcgGGAGATTGTACAGAGAGGTGACATATAAGTAGTCAAGATTGCAACAGAAAACAACCTTGCTGATCCTTTCACGAAAGCCCTATCGGGTGGGACGTTCAATCGTCATATGGAAGGGATAGGTGTTAGATGCATTAAAGACTCAGACCTGCTTTCtctataagtgggagaaattgaagaaaattgacagtagtatactcgaaagcatgttttgagtataagtgggagatggttggaacatatatactaaaaagcatttttcgagtttattttgaatttgataaattgcttgtatattgtaagcactcttcatttaatgagaataataaatgttttcttcatactgtgtattttactttaatgggtattgaccgtatctaattatatattaaattatataattaaaatgtcggaaagtaaaatcagtctaagtcttctacattgaaggttgggtcgtggaaaggtcatcacagtaggtggcccaaccggtaccttatagaagtaaaacttttttcacaacctagataggccttggctacctatcgtgaaaggttgcagtgtctatccgaaagtcgtctttaccttgagaatgactagtgacactgATGTGGTATcgcattgaatggatctaaagtatagacacgtctttgttgctatctactgtaagacgatgtcttggagatttaatatttcctaatctttgtaataatataggacacgcgttatttaatcatacgctgctttgacttatcaataggtgcgggtttttcgcaacccaatattcttgatatcttgggtagtagtaattaataaccaAAGTATGGTGTTCGAGAGAAGTTCTATTACATTGATTTGTGTGCCTGCGtggtttgactatatccccaagaggtgttcgagagaagttctattattcggaaacccggccggtttggatttaatccaagaataaatagaaaaggaaaattatattttgatatacatctcgtactagacaaactcttggaaataaaaagatattaattaatttaaagtctatagcagactacaaattaattaatggatatagaaagtcttagacacgggaaataatatattaaagaggttaacccggattgcttgtaatcacggatTGGATGAGCGATCAGTATTTCTTCGatagtggcacaagaaatattaCATTGgctttatattgaattatgggttataatttaattagtaaagaaagTCCAGTTGGGGAGGCCGaatccaagccccatagatccctaacctagcccatCATAAACTGTATAAATAAAGATGTAAGGAGAGGAGACAATATACCACacaaaaccctagcctccacacttggaattttcgaccctctctctctaatagAGGAATTCAAAATTCCTCTTTGTGTGTTCTTGgttttcttgtcttctccttcaaagatccttataatttctaaaagattcctcccacaaggaatttagatctatagagttaagggtcataggttagaagatctttggtcttgcattcacaatcaagcttcaagatctacatgtggagaagtagcaagccacttcgattctttggagaatcaacatcataatttaacttaaattatgtgattaattgcgcaattatatgtctctacatgttcaagcatgaaattgaatcgatccacataatcacctaaatagattcttttgtggatttatttgtttttgcaaTTTCCGCTGCGTTTTCCCCAACAGTTCCGACCATGCCGGTGCACCCACTCAGGAGGTACCTTCTACATAacataaaacataattttatggAGTTATATCCGAAAGTACTAAATGATGCGTGTAATGGTTCAAAGAAATGGGTAACTTACTAAACTTTCGAGGCATGTCTCTACAGAGAATGTCTTCCAGAAAGGCGGGATTAATGTGCCATCCTTGCCGCCGGATCTACCGTCTCTCATGGAGCCAAAAGCATTAATTTAGATAGGGAGATTTTTGATTTGAGAAAGATGCAAATCAATACAGCTCTTTCTGCGGGAAGAGTCTTACCCTGTCATATCACTGGATAATCAGCCATGGATGTGGTAGGGGGATTCCGCTGAGTAAAATGGTCGAGTTATCAACATTTGGTCCATTTTATGGAGCCTCATCGTGGTAGTTGGTTTGCGTTTAATGCCAACAAGTTACAACCACCCAACTACTTCATTAACTAGGGGTATTTATTTCACCTGACGGCAGCGCCGAAACTACGTCGACGAGTGGCAGGACAAAATGCACTAGTGCATATAAATCTACATAGAAGCTAAtgaatataaaactaattaaaatagtactttaaattatggaaatttCTCCTAAAATTTGGACATTCGTCATAGCATACATccaattgtatattttatgtaattggATGAAATTATAAACGTCAAGTTATatcttttatactttataaataaaataacaaataaatttagacataatgtaataataaaataatactacgtcaacaaaatagtataatactactacatcAACAAATCTAAATTAAGTGCTaaacttttctatttatatgaaaaacaCGAAGTTATATATAACATCATCATGTGTGTATTGCCTTTTAGTAACTAAATTGGAATTTCATGATATaccatttttttcatcaagttattataaatattttaatgtaaattatatagtaaataaatgaaaaaagccatagtaaataaatgttaatttttattatatactccctctgtcccacaaaagatgtcacactttcctttttagtttctcccacaaaagatgtcactattccatttttggaaaaagttctctgtcacatgaatataaaaataatattttctctcttcatttaacacacaaataaaatcccctaaaatcttgtgtcgtcccacaagtgtgacatcttttgtaggacggagggagtagtaaatagaTGAGAAATTATATAGTCAATAAatgttaattatagtatataaaaaaataagcgCGTAACTTactacatttttataaatatgattaattaattttcttttgtagtTATGTATACTTGGAATACGACTTTATAGAGTACCATttgtcaaataattatttgtacgATATACCAACTCATTATGCCGTTTGGTATGTCCAGACTACAGAATTTTTTCTCCGCCGAATGGAGGGGTTGAAACTAGTCAATTACAACCATAAATTAGCCCAATGCATAATGACTTATTAGCTGTAACACAATCATCTTTCTATAAATAGATCACATGATACCACACATGAATTACCACCGCATCTCAAGTTAGCTGAGATGAATATTCCACCACAGGAAACGTTTCTCTACACATGCAAATGGTCACCCCAGGCGGATGATTTGTTTCTGTCGACGGCTGTGCGGATGCAGTCCACGCTTCATCGAGACGGGTTGGGCGTGCCAAACGAGGCCATCTTCGAGGCGGGGGTGAAGATGGGGTCGGAGCTGGGCTGCTATCTTACTCTGTCGGAGATAAAGGACAGGGTGGATATGAGACACGGTACCGCACGTTTAAGAGTGTCGTCGGGACACCGGGGACAAGATGGGACACTGTAGACAAGGTCGTAGTTGCTTCTGACGAAGTTTGGGCTGAAATTTTGAAGGAATTTTCCATGGCAATTATTTTTCGCGAACATGTGTAAAGTAAACTAACATATGTACAGTTCTGTATATGCATTATACGTAGATTAACACTTTCGCCGGTGCCTACTACTACCACGACGAGCCGGAGTTCCCAAGGCTTGCCGTTCTATTCTGGCTCAACGATGTTAAGGAGGAGATAGAAACAAATGCCGTGGTCATCTCGGAAACTGTAGTTCCTGGTGTTGAAGTAATTGTCATTGACGGATTCGAGTCTGTAGATGTCGACGAAGTCACCTCGGGAGCAGTTCCACAGCAAGCCCCGGTGCGTCGCAAGTTGTTCGACGAGGACGTCGACTCCCTAGACCGCGAATCCACACGTATTCCACCTCCATACTACTATGTGCGGGACTTTGATGGTGGGCTAGTTCGGAAGGTGGCATTTAGTATGGGCCGAACTCTCCACGGTGTCGTTCTGAATATCAAATGCTCCCCGAGTGGTTCATCATGTGCGTCGTGCAGCCCTTTGGGGAATGCACACAAAGGCAAGCCTTGAAGTTTAGGTAGTATTAAGTGCACAATAGTTGTCGCCTATATAACTATTTTGTTAATCTATTTTGTAGTAGCATAGGGCAGTGTCGTTATGGGTCGTTGTAGTGGGTCGATGTCGATGTGGGGGTTTGTAATTGAATATCGTTTTGTAATTACATCTACGTGCACCAAGTACAACGGCGCACTATGCAGTTTGTAGTATGAACACAAAAATCCGTCACAGCAACATGGGAGATACAAAAGCGCAAACTTACGTCTTCCTCGCAGCTCAAAAAGGCATACAATTATCATTACAGCCCTTTTACAAAGTTCATACATATAAACCAAAgcgaaaaaacaaaagaagtCCTTCTTCACTTAGTCCATCGGGACGCCAATGGTCGACTTCAAACACCGTGGTTCACGTACTGTGACAAGaacacaaaacacaaaaatcagACTTAAGTTTAGACAATTATAAGCTGATTAAATGATGATAATCGTTTATTCGCAAATCAAATAAGTAAATGAGAATATGTGGCATACAGATTGCCACATAGATTCTGCCAACTCATCTCGCATTGCACTCCATTCGTTGGTTGGTTCAACGTTTTCAACGTATTCCACGGGGCCACCATCGTCGTATACGTTGATACCAGCGTTTTCGTCAACGCCATGGATTGATTGTTCAACAGGGTCAACCGGCATAGCATCCCGCACATAGTTGTCCAGCAAGAAACAAGCCAAAATTATATTGGTTTGTATTGCCAGCGGATAGTAACAAGCACTCCGTAAGATCCCCCATCGCATTTTTAGAACGGCAAATGCCCGTTCGATGATGTTGCGCGCCCGAGAGTGTCTCATATTGAAGAGCTCACGTGCATTTTGTGGAGCCTCGGTTCCAATACCCCATTCTTTGAGGTGATACCTTACACTTTTGTACGGTCCCAGAAATCCATTAGAATTTGCATACCCGTTATCGCATAAGTAATACTTCCCTACATACAAACATACATGTAGTTTGTAAGGTGAATTTGTATTCAAAAAAATCCACACGTTGAGGATACTTTACTCAGTAACAAAGGTGGTAActttgggtacccgaaatcCATTAGGTCGAGTAACTGCATCTCGTAGAACACGCGCATCACTGGCTGAACCTTCCCAACCAGCCAGAACATACACGAATCGCATATAATGATCACATGCAGCTAGTGTGTTAGTGCAAATCTGACCTTTATGGGAGCGGTAGCGTGGTTTATGACCAATCGGAACTTGGACGTTGATGTAGGTGCCATCAATGGCACCTAGACAACCCTGTTTTGTGGAAAATAACAGAGGATGTTAAATTGAATGAGATTTGCAGGTTTTTTTTCAGTATGACATCTTAGAGTGTAACTTATACCTGGAACCAATTCCACCTATTATCAACACAATCTTCGGAGACCGCGTcagggacaacccaaaaagttCGGTAAAGCTTTAGTACAGCCCTCAAAACAGTGTGGACATATTTGGAAACAATGTACCCTAATCTCCAATACTTAAACTTCACCACCCGGATCTTCTTATGATGCGCAAGAATTCCCAAAAACATTGCAACCTGTTGTTCGACGCTCACATGCCTACCGTCTGATAACTCACCGAACTCACGTAGTATGATGCATAGTCTTCCAAATGCATTCCTATCCATCCTCAAATTATCCATACAAACCCTGTCATTCACTCCAGCGAGACGGTTAATATGACGAATCTACCCCGGAAGTCTGCTCACAAACTTATATCGAGATCTGAATGTGCCACCACGCCGACCTCTGCCCCGCCCATTGCTGTTGTACCGTAGGCACACTAGGATAAGGCACAAAACATCAAATTGGTGGTCTCGCACCACATCCATAACCGTTTGCAACACCAATTCGGAATTGGACTTCCCATTCATCATTGCGTGACTTgtgaaacaaaattacaagGGCAAACGTCAGTTAATCAAAATACATTCAGATTTTTCGAAGCGGGCTCACACAGGGGCATTCAATCAGATGCAGTGTTCGAAACTTTCTCATCAACACATAGTAATTGCCATTACCCATAGAaagtacataaaaaaaaatcatactactCTATTTATATGGGGCTGATTTGAAATATGAACGAATCTAAGGTGGGGACATATGAGGTCTGGaagatatgtaaattatagaGTGGAGTTGGAGATAACTTACCGGAGCCCCGTCTTCAACTTGTGTTTGCTGTTTGTGTGTTAATTTCGTCAACAGCCGGCACGGGTGTCTTCGACGACGAGGAGAAGAATGGATGCCCTAATAATTTGTGGGTTGATAGtgggaaaaggaaaataattgaAGGAATACGCAAACAATTCAGGGTGAGAAATTCGAGACACTtgcttaaatttattttccaatttcaaCAGTAAAAAAAGGATTTCAAACTAGATATGTCCAATGTCAACTTGGTTTATTGTCAAGGCTACAAAACGTTGAGAATATCgtggataaaaataaaagtctCACTTATTTCCATCTATAAAACGCACCCTGACAATAATATGAAAGTGGATATGTTGTGAACTGGAGTAGGGCACTCTGCAGtgatactttattttcttatgtaAGTTAATTATAATGGTTATATGCTAATTGATATACTTAcgattaataatataattgattatgaatattatgtgttaaatatgaaattgcgAAATCAGATACGACCACATTTTCGGTTGAtatatatgataattatgtgttatttatTGCACCCTACTAAATGCTCTATGGAATTTTCGCTCTCTCCCTAAACCCTAGACCCTAAAACACAAAGAGTATTTTCCCCAACTTCATCCTTTGACGTGTTTaacaattgaatatttatgaagCTATTTATGTTATGCTCTTTATTCTAACTTGCAAgttctttataaaataatcagtTGATTGGGGCGGTTACATGATTTCtcaataattatgaaaaaatctATAACGTAAAATATCTCTTTTGGATATATTACAGCTTTCTCTTAGAAAGAGGCGGTTAATTGGGAAAAAATAACTTAAGTATTAAAgctcaataaaattataacatcACTCTTATATTAGTCATTTGacaaacaaaacctcctaaaatcccgtgctaTCCAATAAGTGTGACATCaatcaagtttaattatatttatatatgtcaCATTTTGTATTTAGTAAAATAcactaaaactaattaattgccaaaaaaataactacaacaaattattaacaaaaataatgataaaatataactaaaactaaatatgaattaatattCACCAACGCTTCAACACTTCCCAATTAGTCAAAACTGTGTAAATCGATATTCAACTTCACGCCTCCTAAATTCGCACAACACTCAAATCCTCTTCTGACATCCATCAATTCATACTGAAATCAGTTCATGCAGTCGGGTTTGGGTTTTGAATTCGGGTTTGgagttgaaattttttagtttttcgggtttggagCTGAAATTTTGAGTCGTATAGACAATTCGCAGCCAACTTTGCATTTATTTCCAACTATTTCCTAGCTTTCTACTTCCAAAGATTTTTCATATCATAGTGAAATgacttcttcaatttcttcaacaaatgaagtttgcataaataaaaaagagaagaagagagaatagagtgtagagaagaaaaaagagtaGAAGAGCAGAATCAGGTCAGTTCTGCTTCGCAGTTTGAGTTTGCATTTTGAGTAGTTTGAGTCTACATTTTGAGTAGAATGTGAGTAGAATTTTGAGTAGAATGCTTATTCATATTGCTTCTTGgtgttatcatatgatttattttggcCAAGATGTGAGTGATTTGAATGTgttttgtttggtttatgGATTATGTATCTACTTTCACCGGAGGtgtatttatgtttttgaaCACTAAAATGCCCGCCTAAGGTCGGCCCAAGTGGTCGAGCCTACGTCAAAATTTTGACAGAGGGGGCCTGCAGTCGGGTTTGGGTTTTGAATTCGGGTTTGGAGTTGGAATTTTTTAGTCGGATAAcctttttcgggtttggagCTGAAATTTTGAGTCGTATAGACACTTCGCAACCAACTTTTGAGtcgtatattaatatatgtaaagaTTAGCACTTAATCAATGCATCATCCACCAAAATCGCATTTCCAACTTCATGCAGTTCATGTCCATCTATTTCACAATCACATAATTGCAACTACACATGCGTCATACTTCGCCTtcacaatttcaaaatcatgtatttttcaaccaaatatgtattaaaatttttgtctTCCAAGTAATCAACATGTACGTCCTTCAAGTTAAACTTGCAGTTTGAATATGTAATAACAAATCTCAACATCAAGCAAAACGTGTTCACAATCATACCTCAATATGTGATACATCATGCCTCATTATTAAACAGAAGCAATTACACATTTGCATAGTGTCTCCCGTTTCATAACTTCACCACATTTTCCAAAAGCCATAGTATTTACTTCATATTTCACATAGGAGTTGCTTCGTAGCAGCCAAGT is drawn from Salvia hispanica cultivar TCC Black 2014 chromosome 6, UniMelb_Shisp_WGS_1.0, whole genome shotgun sequence and contains these coding sequences:
- the LOC125195178 gene encoding protein ANTAGONIST OF LIKE HETEROCHROMATIN PROTEIN 1-like, with protein sequence MDRNAFGRLCIILREFGELSDGRHVSVEQQVAMFLGILAHHKKIRVVKFKYWRLGYIVSKYVHTVLRAVLKLYRTFWVVPDAVSEDCVDNRWNWFQGCLGAIDGTYINVQVPIGHKPRYRSHKGQICTNTLAACDHYMRFVYVLAGWEGKYYLCDNGYANSNGFLGPYKSVRYHLKEWGIGTEAPQNARELFNMRHSRARNIIERAFAVLKMRWGILRSACYYPLAIQTNIILACFLLDNYVRDAMPVDPVEQSIHGVDENAGINVYDDGGPVEYVENVEPTNEWSAMRDELAESMWQSYVNHGV